In Lycium barbarum isolate Lr01 chromosome 9, ASM1917538v2, whole genome shotgun sequence, the DNA window GTCATTCTAAGGTAATACATGAAAATTCCATGTCACACTACGTGCAAACAATCAGCGAGAGATGACTAAATCATAGTTCATAGATGCTCTTTCTTGGTGTTAGGTTGGAAGATGCTAACATTCGAGATCCTAGAGGAATGGCAAAAATCATAGGAACCTTGGTTTCCTTGGCTGGGATTATGAGCATGACATTATACAAAGGACCTGTTGTGAAAAGCTTTGGGCATCCTCTCATCTACATCCCCAGTGGGAATGGTATTGTCCACGAGAACTGGTTGAAAGGCTCGATTCTCACTGCTGCTAGCTGCATAACATGGTCAATATCGTACATCATGCAGGTTTTTCACCAAAACTCTTCCCAACTACTAAAGAAAACAGGAATTAGCAACAGACAAATTTTATATCTAAACAGCAAAATCTGTCGCTAATCCCATTTAGCGACGGATTATCAAAAAAAATTATGTTAGCTAAGAGCAATTTAGCGACGAAGTTGTAGCTAATTCCAGTTTTTGTTTACCACATTAGCTATCATGAAATTATGTTGTCAACAAAACAAACTTTCGAACGCAAGACTTGCAGGAATTATGCAGATTCCTCAAGTAATCTATGTAGGAACTAAGACTGTTTATAGGAGATATCTCCTTATACGAGTTTAAACTGGAATTTACAGGCTTACACTTTGAAAAGATACCCCGCACAACTGTCACTGACTACATGGATGAGTTTTGTTGGTGCGGCACAATCGGCTTTCTATACAGTAATTGTACAACACAAACGAACAGCTTGGACCATGGGTTTCAACATTGATTTCTGGTCTACCATGTATGGGGTAAGAAGGGTCCAATAGTTTCTCTCAAAAAAAATTTAGCACTTGCACATTTTAATAAGAATTTTTGTAACTGGAATAGGGCATAGTGATCTCTGGTTTAGTAGTGTACATACAACTCTGGTGCACTGAGCAAAAGGGACCAGTGTTTGTAACTGTGTTCAACCCACTCGCAACCATACTAGTCGCTGTTCTAGCATATTTCGTCCTGGGTGAAAAGCTCTACGCAGGCAGGTAAGCAACGTTTTCATCTTATCCTTCAAACAGGAAGAAGGGGGGAAATACAAAGCATTTTCACCCCCTACTTTTGTTCTTTGGGAAAGAGGAGCAGATTTAACATATTCCATTATCATCCACCTTTTAACATTTTCAGCATTATTGGAGCAATAATTGTCATTATTGGACTGTACTTGCTTTTGTGGGGGAAAGAAGATCAACAACCAGAAATGAATGAGAAAGATAAATGCCGCACAACTGATGAAGTGCATCAAGAAGACCCTAGGATGCAGAAATTCACATCGGATGCAGACAAATTTAATGTAGCACCTTAATAGTCGGTGCCCCTTTATGTGGTGAGAAACAGGATGACCTCCATACCTAATCTGAAGTAGTATGCTAgaagtgaaaaataaaataatagacAAATCCTAGTCTACTTGTTGCAGTTTGTCTCTAGAACTGTAGGTTAATTTCAGTGTTTAGCTGCAGTGCACAGGTGTCTACAAGACCTAACTTCAAGGTAGAATAGATAATGTAGGACTGAAAAAAGCTAAGGAAGTACACACCAGAATAAGTTGCTATTTTTTAGCTGTTTAGCTGTTTCTCTCTTTCCTAGTTTGTTTAGAACTCTGTTAGCTATTTTTTAGTTTAGTTCCTTATTTTCAGCAAGCAGTAAAGTACTCTACTGTTATTTAGTTAAGCTATGATCTATATAGTCAGTTCCTTATGATCAATAAAATATCGATCTTTCAACTTATATTTCTTTGCTGTCAAAATCTTAACACTACTCAAACAGAGATTTATCTGCCACTTGAATGTGTTAGAAATAGTGGGCATGGAATCATCTCAAGAACAAGGTGAGAAGAGACCTCCTGAAAGAAAGATGATTAAGGGCTATATGCTCACCTACAAGTATGAAAGACATGACTTTCTTTCTCTTTCCTTTATTTTGCAAGTTCAATTACTTATGCAAGATGTGGCATATTCAAGTAGCAGCCCATTACGTTCATATTTCTGTCAAGTCCAAAGAGACTAGACAAACCACATATAATTTCATCCAACTTGAATCAAGATGTTCGTTCATCCTGACCAGTAAATGGAGCTCTCCATGACAAAACAAAGTCCTAGAGGAGAACCACTAATTCAAAGTGTCACCCAAATACCCTTAAAAATCCTGGGATTTATATTCTCTCAGCTGCATCATGATATTGAGCCTTGTAAGAGTCCAAAAATTTAAAAGGTCATAAATCAGTTGTACCACAGTTTGGATACACAAAAATTAGAACCCAAACAAAAATGCAGTAGCCAAAAGGGCATAAGTCAAGTAGCAGATGTGAATCAAATCCAATTCCACCTAGATAAATTATCTGCCATAACATGCACCTCCCTCAAATTAATTATAGAGAAAATGAGGAAAACCAAAGGAGGCAGAGATGACTAAGAGAAATAAGGTTAACAAGTTACCACTATTTACACGAATGAAGGACCAAATGCCATACATCATCTTGCAAGATTCTCAAGCAGCAGGAGGCCTGAGCTCATGATCTTGAGATGTGTCCCGCGAAGAAGGTGGTAGATAATGCCACATTGGCACATAACCATAACTAGGGAAAACAGGCATCTTATTTACTGCCGGCTGATATGCTGCTGGATGAGGTGGAATAAAACTTGCTGGAGCAGCTGTAGCTTTCAACTCTTGCTCCATCCTCTCTTTGTCTGCCTTCAGCGCGAGTTTCTCTTCACGAAGTTCATTCTTCTCTGCCTGtttataagaaaaaaaattgttgtgaGATTATACACAAGGCATCAGCGATAGGAATCCAAGTAATCAAGAGTAGCACGTCAAAATTTCTTCTAATTCCCTTCAAGAGTTAGTACTCAAGTCTGCTAGTCACAGTAACTTTTACAAGCTACTTTAGCCTTTCAACAAAAATCATTTCTTACCTTCAAGGTCTTGATCTCTTCCATAAGCTTTTGGTTCATCTCTTTGTATTCCTCAGATTCGGTCTTCAGTTGGTTCAAAACACGAATGGCATCACCAAGTATGGCCATTTTGTCTGTTTTTACAGGTCTCCCAGGTTCCAAAACAGAGCATAATTCTGAAAACCTGCATGAAGCCAACGAGATTCAAATAGATTGATCTAGATTCACCTAAATGTTATTTGAAGGACATTATACAACTGATAGTAAAGCGATTTAAATTTAAGTGACACTCCAAAAGTGATACATCTCCTTGTAATAGCGGTCTTCCTTCTTTAATTTTAATACTGTATACCCTACTCAAAGCATAATGGCCTCTTTTTGATGCCCTTAGCTATACTTAGGAGAACTTACACCAATGGCAGCTCCAAGTAAGACTACCTTTATGCTTTAAAATTGCAACGAGCTACCTCCATTCTTTATTTACAGTTTCAGTGTTACTGCATATGGTAGAGAGTAATAGACAAAACTTTGAATGCTGAGAGAGAATGAGTTCATACGAGCATGATGATACCTTTCATTCAACTTTTCCCTTCTTAATCTCTCACGGCAAGCTTTGTTCCCTTGTTTGCTGCACAACTCATTACGGcctctgtttaaaaaaaaacacaacaaAAGAAGACTTTGAAAAAAGAATTACGAGTAGACATCACTTTAGTTTCCATCACCTGATAAACTATACAGTAGTACTGAAATTTACACAGAAGTACCAAACCAAGAAAGCTGCTCTCTCCCATTTCTATCATGAACTCTCTCTATCATCCACTATGTAGTGAAGAGATCtcaaaaatatgcataattcaGGATAATCGAGTTCATAAAAACCCAATGCTCACATAAAATTATGACCAAAACTATGCAAGTCTACAAGGGGGTAAAGTGCAAAGAAACTAGCTTTTTCTGCCAATTCAGAAATCAAGAAAGCAGCTGAATATCCATTTATCTAAATAGAAAGTAGCTGAACTTCCACAAATTGCAAATATAtttaaatactattttttttagaAGGCAAAAAATTTCAACCATTTCCCAATTTCTGCTTGTCATCCTTGCGAAGAGCCTTGATAATCTCCTGGTATTGTTCCAAGTTTATCAGATGCCTCGAAGGGACACCAAAAAAGCAAATACATTTAAATTCTTTCTTTAGAAGATAGAGAAATGATGCAGGATAAACTGTCTATTCACAAAATAAGCTAATAGACCTAGGAAAGCGAACGGCAAGATTTTTGAAGAACACGGTCTCTCCCTTCCTCCCCTGTAACTGCTATGTCTATGAGCAAGATTTTAACAATTTTCTACAAAACAGAGGTAAATTTATTTCATTTAAAATCATTGATAGGCAATAAATTTGGAAACCCATTTGAATCTATCTGTTCAATCTCACTTATGGTGCGACAAAAACATCAAACGCAAAGCTAGAAATAATTGAAGGCTAGAGCAAGTTCATCCAGAATGAAGATGACAAATTTCTTTCAACTAACACTAAATTATCACGTATGATTTCTAAGACATCAACATATTAATTCACTTGGTATTAATTCCATTAATATGATCATGGTAAAGCTAGGCATTCTCATGAAATAATCAAGCATATGTATAGTTTTCCACCTTTTAAGGCAGACAGATATATTTAGAAGTTTCAAAATTTACAAATACCTCTTCCGGGGGCATTCTGTTTCTAGACACTCCTCCTGAAATGTAGCAGTGCTGAGAGGCGCATCGAGTTCTGTCAAAGTTCTGCAATCCAAGGATCAATTAGATACGGGCAAGCTTAAACTAAATTTATGGAACAAGGCCTATATCATCAGTTTGAACACGACAAATTGACATAAGGAAAAATCATCAACCATTTTCTTCAATTCTGCTTGAGCTATAGCTACTAGAGAAAAAGAGCATAGACAAAACCAAATGAGAAAAGCTTCAAGAAAAAAGATCATATGCCTATCCCACCTTTATTATTTGTTTCTTCTTTCTCATGTAACAAATCGAGGTCCTTTCTTAGAAACTACTCAAATCAGAACTGGTCATATTTCAAGATCTCTTACACAATTCCCCTATTGTGGTAAAACCTCTGCTACATTATGTAAAAGAGATCCAATGAGGTGAAGTGAAGACTGAACAATGATAAGACAATAAGAGGAAGAAAAGGATATTCATGAAGTCCAAGATTCAGCTCTTATCTAATAGGACAAAAGATTTAAGAAGCACAATGAGATGATTATGGGATGATTGAATGTGTTCTCTTGTAACAAGAACATGTGAACAATAAACTTGCATTTTGTTTCTACGATGATGCAGACGAACTTATGGTCTAATCAAAGCTTTTCCTTCAAGCAGTTTCGGATGTAAAAAGCTTTTTTAGTTCTTCACATCAAGATTAAAACAGGAAGCTTCCTGAATATGATTGAGCAACTTCATAGgggaacaaaacaaaaaaaaaaggaaaccatAACTTAATGAATTAATCCGGCATTCTTACCTATACGCTGGATCATTCTAGACAACCTTAATTCTAATATACAAAACAAATCATTTTTCACTTCTCTCTCCCTGTTTCCTTATCAAACATAGAACATAGAAATCCATCAAATCATACTGAACAAACACTCAGGCTaatcaacccaaaaaaaaaaaaaaagcgaaagGAATGCAACCCTAGAAGAATCGCGGAGAAAATTGGGCTCCTCGTTACACTTATATGAGCATTACATCAAGCATATGAAAAGATAAGAAATTAAACACTTGACAAGCAAACAATCTGGCATCTCGAGACAACATGAATGATAATAACATGCAAAAACTTGTAAATGTAAGATTATTGGAAACTAGACCATCAAGATTAATTAATAAGAATTGAGGAAAATCTCATTCTTTATATAGATTCTGCTTATTCCtatcagaaaaataaaaagacCACCAAGATTAAGCTTTATTAAGTTATATAATCCAATTAGCAGCATTACACGCTAGCATAAAAGCATATGAAAAGATCAGGACAGAATATAGAGCTATATAAAAGTCAAAACAAAAAAACCCCACCAAAATCAAGCTGTGTTAAGAGATAAATAGAATGGTTATTAGGGTATATAATAAAAACCTATGAAAAGATTAAGTTTTTACAAGCTAAACTTGTAAAATCAAAACTACAAAAACAAACCCCACAAGATTATATTACATTGAACAAACATAGAACAAAAGCATCTAAAAAAAGATTACATTTTTACAGTCTAATTATAAGAACAAAGCAAAATCTAAAAAAGGGTATGAATAAAAAGATTAGAACTTTACAGTCTAATCATAAAAACAAAGCAAAATCTAAAAAAGGGTATGAATAAAAAGATTAGAACTTTACAGTCTAATTATAAAAACAAAGCAAAATCTAAAAAAAGGCATGAATAAAAAACTTAGATTTTTACTGTCTAATTATAAAAACAAAGCAAAATCTAAAACTGGGTATGAATAAAAAGATTACATTTTTACAGTCTAATtataaaaacaaagaaaaatctaAAAAAGGGTATGCAAAAAAGCTTAGATTTTTACAGTCTAATTATAAACACAAAGCAAAATCAAGAAAAGGGTATGAATAAAAAGATTAGATTTTTACAGACTAATTATAAACACAatgcaaaattttaaaaaaaaaaaaaaaaaaaaaggcgtaTGCATAAAAAGATTAGATTTTTACAGTTGtaatcataaaaagaaagcaaaatcaagaaaagggtatatgaataaaaataaaaaatacctgTGGTTTtgggtttgatggttccaaaagaaATCAGAAGGTGCTT includes these proteins:
- the LOC132609513 gene encoding WAT1-related protein At4g08300-like, with amino-acid sequence MTMGTSIGTYKRFKPHILMVLAQFAYAFLYFITEASFKHGMNPHVNITYRNIVAGFTMLPFAYFLERKTRPKLTIALMLEIFVLSLMGVSLTLNMYYVCLNYTSPTLLASMVNTIAAITFILAVILRLEDANIRDPRGMAKIIGTLVSLAGIMSMTLYKGPVVKSFGHPLIYIPSGNGIVHENWLKGSILTAASCITWSISYIMQAYTLKRYPAQLSLTTWMSFVGAAQSAFYTVIVQHKRTAWTMGFNIDFWSTMYGGIVISGLVVYIQLWCTEQKGPVFVTVFNPLATILVAVLAYFVLGEKLYAGSIIGAIIVIIGLYLLLWGKEDQQPEMNEKDKCRTTDEVHQEDPRMQKFTSDADKFNVAP
- the LOC132609514 gene encoding transcription factor bHLH104-like, which produces MDEFRDNMNWDLIDINSFIDEAPSDFFWNHQTQNHRTLTELDAPLSTATFQEECLETECPRKRGRNELCSKQGNKACRERLRREKLNERFSELCSVLEPGRPVKTDKMAILGDAIRVLNQLKTESEEYKEMNQKLMEEIKTLKAEKNELREEKLALKADKERMEQELKATAAPASFIPPHPAAYQPAVNKMPVFPSYGYVPMWHYLPPSSRDTSQDHELRPPAA